The window AAGTATTACTACAATCCTGCCGACGTCCCGTCGGACCCGCGCCAGCAGATCGAACTGACCGTCAAGCTGCTCGACTCGCTCGGTTACTCCCCGGTGGTGATCGAGATTCTTCGCTCGATGTACATCAACCTCCGTTCGAAATACACCAAGCGACTGCCGATCGAAGTGCTCGGCGGCAACATCGTGACCATCGTCGATATCTTCTGCGACAACGTGAAGGTGAACGAGAAACTCTCGCTGGACAAATTCGAGGCCATCCGCCGCAAGTTCGACGAACTCACCGGCAAGCTGTTCCTCGCCGAAGTCGTCAACGCGTTCGTCGACATGATCCAGCGTGAGGTGCTCAAGACGCAGAAAGAGGTCAAGTTCGGACAGGTGATGATTTTCGGCGAGGACAAAACCGATATCGGCCGCGTCGAGCGGCAGCTGCAGGTCGAAGGCTTCCGCACGGTCAGCCAGACCAAATACCGCGAGTTTGTCGAGATGTTCGGCCGCAGCCGTCCGAATATGATGATCCTTATGGCCTCCAAGGGACCGTCGCAGGTCATTTCCATGATCGACGATCTCACCAACATGGGAGTCGAAGTCGACGAGTTGCCGACCTTCATTCTCGCCAAAGCCACTATCGCGCCGTCACTCACCTCGCTGTTCGAGCGCGGGATCGAGGATTTGATCGTGCTCGATGAGAGCCTGGACCTGCTGGTCGTGAAGATGAAAAAGATTCGCGATCGGCTGGAGCAGGACGCCAACCGCAACCGTCAAAACGGCAACGGCGGCTCCCACGGCACGCTCAAGGACATGAACCTCATCGACCTGCTGCAGGCCATGGGGCCGTCGAGAAAGACCGCCAAGCTCGTGATTTCCTCGGCCGACGGTACCGATCTTGTCATGTACCTCGAGCACGGACAGATCATCCACGCCGATTGCAACGGCAAAGCGGGCGCCGAAGCGGTGTACGAGGGTATCGCATGGACCAACGGCACCTGGCAGATCGAACCCGTGTCACCCGAAAGCCTGCCCGAACGAAACAACACATTGTCGAACGAGTCCATCCTCATGGAAGGCTGCCGCCTCCTCGACGAAAGCCGCTTCGGCGACACCTCCGAGATCCCGTAAGCCGCGGGCCGCGGCGCCCCTCATCCGCCACTTGTTGCGTCACATGCTATATCGCCGTCGGCGATCGACATGTGACGCCTCTTCAACCCCTTTTTGTAGCGTACGTCCTCGTGCGCCGACGAATCTCGCAATACTATATGTCC of the Candidatus Zixiibacteriota bacterium genome contains:
- a CDS encoding DUF4388 domain-containing protein, which translates into the protein MSDQQTNLRLDEILVFEGLVSEEQVREALAYQREHGGKIGSHLMRAGHITESGLVKALSTKFDCDGVVLAEMVVPTDVLRMIPADVALARRVLPFDYNPEHNLLKVACEDPKDERLMNELKFVAQGKIIKLFVGAELSLKAAIARHYMAQPRENKNQLTESGSLPIADTILAEPSSTTLGDQRRPARGQVLLVTDDQNEGERIQALLEQQAYRVARTDSADDAIDLIGAEEYSTVFIKDTVPGDYIDLIDRLRKLSPKTNVRYFESAAKLLIDRDASGTESDLLVKNLELYTSLFASRQKEDSNHSHVVGKHVERLCRQLGLPNKERLLITTAGYIHDLAKYYYNPADVPSDPRQQIELTVKLLDSLGYSPVVIEILRSMYINLRSKYTKRLPIEVLGGNIVTIVDIFCDNVKVNEKLSLDKFEAIRRKFDELTGKLFLAEVVNAFVDMIQREVLKTQKEVKFGQVMIFGEDKTDIGRVERQLQVEGFRTVSQTKYREFVEMFGRSRPNMMILMASKGPSQVISMIDDLTNMGVEVDELPTFILAKATIAPSLTSLFERGIEDLIVLDESLDLLVVKMKKIRDRLEQDANRNRQNGNGGSHGTLKDMNLIDLLQAMGPSRKTAKLVISSADGTDLVMYLEHGQIIHADCNGKAGAEAVYEGIAWTNGTWQIEPVSPESLPERNNTLSNESILMEGCRLLDESRFGDTSEIP